Proteins from one Planctomyces sp. SH-PL62 genomic window:
- a CDS encoding ABC transporter permease produces MARRVGLGPVFAYEWRMASRRWPGYAMRSLTVLLMLGVMTPVWYSWPAATPARQAEMNEVFHLWAAMLLLGLVGLAAPAATAGGICQDKARGSLALLFATDLSDSEIVLGKLAARLVPVLGMILSVAPVLAISTLFGGVAPVSLVEALLVVLSCAVFGCSLALTLSVWGRKTHEVLMATYVLGLLYLLGAPVYAGLQATLPAAWRAPWLPSIWDVLRYNPIFLVLAAFGGSPPVPVTFGTYATFLGMGLAASAALIGAAAWRVRAVVIRQLGRGERAAWSLGRVDLDRLGRWAPGTVRLGLLVRRVWPGPSLDRNPVLWRECRRRRPSRWSLAVWGIYVLLCGGFGLYAIVGMIGGNRWGRELGAVVNGLQVGAGLLLLSVSAATSLAEERQRGSLDVLMTTPLSTRAIVWGKWWGAFRAVPPLLVPPLVLATVLSSHTGRYWGVALMAALILAYGAAITSLGLALATWIPRMHHAVALTVGLYTSMSIAWIPLSLILFGEGPDDPGHGVAAGSPPMGVGAFSSVLAGKGAPREFATQTLWTLFWTIAYGGVALALLLATLLTFNRCLGRIDGPSTRDEDDFARDGETAGPAEVGPSPSCGPSSVDKATAADPLASEP; encoded by the coding sequence ATGGCGAGGCGAGTGGGCCTGGGGCCGGTCTTCGCGTATGAGTGGCGGATGGCGTCGCGGCGGTGGCCGGGTTATGCGATGCGGTCGCTGACGGTGCTGCTGATGCTCGGGGTGATGACGCCGGTCTGGTACTCGTGGCCGGCGGCGACGCCCGCCCGGCAGGCGGAGATGAACGAGGTCTTCCACCTGTGGGCGGCGATGCTCCTGCTCGGGCTGGTCGGCCTGGCGGCTCCGGCGGCGACGGCCGGGGGGATCTGCCAGGACAAGGCGCGGGGCAGCCTGGCCCTGCTCTTCGCCACCGACCTGTCCGACTCCGAGATCGTCCTGGGGAAGCTCGCGGCGCGGCTGGTCCCGGTGCTCGGGATGATCCTCAGCGTCGCCCCGGTGCTGGCGATCTCGACGCTCTTCGGCGGCGTCGCCCCGGTCTCGCTCGTCGAGGCCTTGCTCGTGGTGCTCTCCTGCGCGGTCTTCGGCTGCTCGCTGGCGCTGACGCTGTCGGTCTGGGGGAGGAAGACGCACGAGGTGCTGATGGCGACCTACGTCCTCGGCCTCCTCTACCTGCTGGGCGCACCGGTCTACGCGGGCCTGCAAGCGACGCTCCCCGCGGCGTGGCGGGCGCCGTGGCTGCCCTCGATCTGGGACGTCCTCCGGTACAACCCGATCTTCCTGGTGCTGGCGGCGTTCGGGGGGTCGCCCCCGGTCCCGGTGACGTTCGGCACGTACGCGACGTTCCTTGGAATGGGCCTGGCGGCCTCGGCGGCGCTGATCGGCGCGGCGGCGTGGCGGGTCCGGGCGGTGGTGATCCGGCAGCTCGGCCGGGGAGAGCGGGCGGCGTGGTCGCTCGGGCGGGTCGACCTCGATCGGCTCGGCCGGTGGGCCCCGGGGACGGTCCGGTTGGGTCTCCTGGTGCGCCGGGTGTGGCCGGGGCCGTCGCTGGACCGCAACCCGGTGCTCTGGCGCGAGTGCCGGCGGAGGCGTCCGTCGCGATGGAGCCTCGCGGTCTGGGGGATCTACGTCCTGCTCTGCGGCGGTTTCGGCCTCTACGCCATCGTCGGGATGATCGGCGGCAACCGCTGGGGCCGCGAGCTTGGCGCCGTGGTCAACGGTCTCCAGGTGGGGGCCGGGCTGCTGCTGCTCAGCGTCTCGGCCGCGACGAGCCTGGCCGAGGAGCGCCAGCGGGGGAGCCTCGACGTGCTGATGACCACGCCGTTGTCGACCCGGGCGATCGTCTGGGGCAAGTGGTGGGGCGCCTTCCGCGCCGTGCCGCCATTGCTCGTGCCGCCGCTGGTGCTCGCCACCGTCCTGTCGTCCCACACGGGGCGCTACTGGGGCGTGGCCCTGATGGCGGCGCTGATCCTGGCCTACGGCGCGGCGATCACCAGCCTCGGGCTGGCCCTGGCGACCTGGATACCGCGGATGCACCACGCCGTGGCGCTGACCGTCGGCCTCTACACGTCCATGAGTATCGCCTGGATCCCCCTGTCCCTCATCCTCTTCGGGGAAGGGCCGGATGACCCCGGCCACGGCGTCGCGGCGGGCAGCCCGCCCATGGGCGTCGGCGCCTTCAGCTCGGTGCTCGCCGGCAAGGGGGCGCCGCGCGAGTTCGCGACGCAGACGCTCTGGACCCTCTTCTGGACGATCGCCTACGGGGGCGTCGCCCTCGCCTTGCTGCTGGCGACGCTCCTGACGTTCAACCGCTGCCTCGGGCGCATCGACGGCCCCTCGACCCGAGACGAGGACGACTTCGCCCGCGACGGGGAGACGGCCGGACCGGCCGAGGTCGGCCCCTCCCCATCGTGCGGCCCATCCTCGGTCGACAAAGCCACGGCGGCAGACCCGTTGGCGTCGGAACCGTGA
- a CDS encoding caspase domain-containing protein has translation MNSSDHGPSAWANVLDRRRFLGASLASVGLPTLSIRVLGPRVGAGEQPAAPAPLRARAIVIGINKYDNAKHLKNPVRDACSFAAWLVERAGVQAGDVALLIGPEAGASAGVPVGITPQPATRADIVKTIFDFPCRAGERERLYFFYSGHGMAFQPWSIRPGKLAEQEAIVPSDYGEIEPPPLLVNWILDVLRASSFVEQFFFFDACRSLAKVDGTAGVRPKCSGAVRVPVQYIAFSTAPREEASDREGGAFSPRLIEALTSAKGSSALFDSCRERYLVRWESLTGYLSDSFMRNPVDLGMKDGKVINQTPERDIIRDLGGDSPILAELAPEVVSKVKIAVDVQPPAIRQDTRLTIIRKATGCPPTDEVVVDRVNVPVGEDDLYEIYLLPGNYAMIAEIHGGADRLFKTFLTLVEDQTIPPFDFARPVIALAPEAPLVDPGLHGLVAFPADDGPMAAPAKPLGEGPPSPPKLLGEGPASLVVKSDDLFGQIELLDAGGTAVRWPDGRACTALGELKATNLKAGLYRARLLSQSDGDREKLVQVSPGTHNEIFLGERDVAIPAAFPTDFDRIEMGLVEDGADLPILKQTLERPIKPLSPLTMLVQQLREAEQDRRVAKTIRDGLGMGPFRGPQGLRVLLAASSGRQPAPSDTLNDFRLSLGGLDGGLEAVRVEPSKLEGLGVIAQVLEPGPWRLRIDRESNGETVTLALVVLKDRVTEVTLERQESGRVAISQFAPLRRRGTPADAATLYKLERLEAALQTGPERSAPALVGRLIGAAEFDPLILALAALLTESGVRFETPRSIGGEIVERFPELPDGHVLMGTEAEKAGNLDAARAAYVAALDRGLPILQLFLERLDDGIRRLEIPDHRHLEALRHAAANRIPGMLWSAWRASRG, from the coding sequence ATGAACAGCAGCGATCACGGTCCGAGCGCGTGGGCGAACGTCCTGGACCGACGTCGATTCCTCGGCGCCTCGCTCGCGTCGGTCGGGCTGCCGACCCTGAGCATCCGGGTGCTGGGCCCGAGGGTCGGGGCCGGCGAACAACCTGCGGCGCCCGCCCCTCTCCGGGCCCGAGCCATCGTGATAGGCATCAACAAATATGACAACGCCAAACATTTGAAGAACCCGGTCCGGGACGCCTGCTCGTTCGCCGCATGGCTGGTGGAGAGGGCGGGCGTCCAGGCCGGGGACGTGGCGCTCCTGATCGGCCCCGAAGCCGGAGCGAGCGCCGGCGTGCCGGTCGGGATCACCCCCCAGCCGGCCACCCGGGCGGACATCGTGAAGACGATCTTCGATTTCCCGTGCCGGGCCGGCGAGCGCGAGCGGCTGTACTTCTTCTACTCGGGGCACGGGATGGCTTTCCAGCCCTGGAGCATCCGCCCGGGCAAGCTCGCCGAACAAGAAGCGATCGTCCCGAGCGACTACGGGGAGATCGAGCCGCCCCCCCTGCTGGTCAACTGGATCCTCGACGTGCTGCGCGCGTCGAGTTTCGTCGAGCAGTTCTTCTTCTTCGACGCCTGTCGGAGCCTCGCGAAGGTCGACGGGACGGCGGGCGTGCGTCCCAAGTGCTCGGGCGCCGTCCGGGTGCCCGTCCAGTACATCGCATTCTCCACGGCCCCGCGGGAGGAGGCCTCCGATCGGGAGGGGGGGGCCTTCTCCCCCCGACTCATCGAGGCGCTGACTTCGGCCAAGGGCTCGTCCGCGCTGTTCGACTCGTGTCGCGAGAGATACCTCGTGCGCTGGGAATCGCTGACCGGCTACCTGTCCGACAGCTTCATGCGCAATCCCGTGGATCTCGGCATGAAGGACGGGAAGGTCATCAACCAGACCCCGGAACGCGATATCATCCGAGACCTGGGCGGGGACAGCCCCATCCTCGCCGAATTGGCCCCGGAGGTCGTGTCCAAGGTCAAGATCGCAGTCGACGTGCAGCCGCCGGCGATCCGCCAGGACACCCGCCTCACGATCATCCGAAAGGCGACCGGCTGCCCCCCGACCGACGAGGTCGTCGTCGACCGCGTCAACGTCCCCGTCGGGGAAGACGACCTTTACGAGATTTATCTCCTCCCCGGCAATTATGCAATGATTGCGGAGATCCACGGGGGAGCGGACCGCCTGTTCAAGACATTCTTGACGTTGGTCGAGGATCAGACGATACCGCCGTTCGACTTCGCCAGGCCCGTGATCGCCCTGGCCCCGGAGGCCCCCCTCGTGGACCCCGGCTTGCATGGCCTGGTCGCCTTCCCGGCGGACGACGGCCCGATGGCCGCCCCGGCCAAACCGTTGGGAGAGGGGCCTCCATCGCCGCCCAAACTGCTGGGAGAGGGTCCTGCATCGCTCGTCGTGAAGTCGGACGACCTGTTCGGGCAGATCGAATTGCTCGACGCCGGCGGGACCGCGGTTCGATGGCCGGACGGTCGTGCTTGCACGGCGCTCGGCGAACTGAAGGCGACCAACCTCAAAGCAGGGCTCTATCGCGCGCGATTGCTCTCCCAGTCGGACGGCGATAGGGAGAAGCTGGTGCAGGTGTCCCCGGGGACGCACAATGAGATATTCCTCGGCGAGAGGGACGTCGCGATCCCGGCCGCCTTCCCGACCGACTTCGATCGGATCGAGATGGGCCTGGTCGAGGACGGCGCCGACCTCCCGATCCTCAAGCAGACCCTCGAGCGTCCCATCAAGCCGCTCAGCCCCCTAACCATGCTGGTGCAGCAATTGCGCGAGGCGGAGCAGGATCGGCGGGTCGCGAAGACCATCCGAGACGGGCTCGGAATGGGGCCCTTCCGCGGCCCGCAGGGGCTCCGGGTCTTGCTGGCGGCCTCCTCGGGACGACAGCCCGCCCCGTCGGACACCCTGAACGACTTCAGGCTCTCGCTGGGCGGCCTGGACGGGGGCCTGGAAGCAGTCCGGGTCGAACCCTCCAAATTGGAGGGCCTGGGGGTCATCGCCCAGGTCCTGGAGCCGGGTCCCTGGCGACTCCGGATCGATCGGGAGTCGAACGGCGAGACGGTGACCCTCGCTCTGGTCGTCCTCAAGGACCGCGTCACCGAGGTGACCCTGGAGCGACAGGAATCCGGCCGGGTCGCCATCTCCCAGTTCGCCCCGCTCAGGCGCCGCGGCACGCCGGCCGACGCCGCGACCCTCTACAAGCTCGAACGACTTGAGGCGGCGTTGCAGACGGGGCCCGAGCGTTCGGCGCCCGCCCTGGTAGGAAGGCTGATCGGCGCCGCCGAGTTCGACCCGCTGATCCTGGCCCTGGCGGCTTTACTGACGGAATCCGGGGTGCGATTCGAAACCCCGCGGTCCATCGGCGGGGAAATCGTCGAAAGGTTCCCGGAATTGCCAGATGGGCACGTGCTCATGGGAACGGAGGCCGAGAAGGCCGGCAACCTCGACGCGGCCCGCGCCGCCTATGTCGCCGCCCTGGATCGGGGGCTTCCGATCCTCCAACTGTTCCTCGAACGCCTCGACGACGGGATTCGGCGTCTGGAAATCCCCGACCATCGCCATCTGGAAGCCCTGCGACATGCAGCGGCGAACCGGATCCCCGGCATGCTCTGGAGCGCCTGGCGAGCCTCGCGAGGCTGA